In Mangrovivirga cuniculi, the following proteins share a genomic window:
- a CDS encoding DUF3857 domain-containing protein: MRNFYYWLIILICRTYFSYGQVTDYHTSVEIKNNKVETTYEIKIKINDRKESEKYSEVEIFHSDQNELKIHEVYLLDGYGEKIRKLKKKDFSERSAKFSNTFFMDYMVTSFDIKHNTYPYFIYYKYSITEESALDYASWDPYLYYKLPTSNATLKITLPAEEKVRILNDHNIPVKRSSDKDEITYLWQVNNFKLLEKEAYGESPTNLAPEIIVLPENFDYIKPGSYESWKSIGNWQYNVIKDRNDLPETDKQIVQEICQKSSSQREIISKLYNYLQNNTRYINISIDKGGLDPYPASYVSKNKYGDCKALTIYMKSLLEEAGIDSYYTLVNAGEEIQRINRDFPSLQFNHVILAVPVQSDTLWLENTTNILPFGYIGSFTQNRYGFLINQDQSKFVRIPKLSNEDIKVISTYDFQLNENGEGKATFNKIAKGIEYEELADLNSVSDKNLTEEYIDDFIRLKNYVVNNWNIKKNNEDNHSLILSADLSIKKASRKIGPYIILDVPHYRFKKLNIPSERKTGLKFDIPIYNIDQYIYKITNIDYSKIQLPNDKVLSSKFGEYKQNFRIEGDKLIVQKSLKIYSGEYDKKSYQAFYEFTDKIQEIQNQSIIKLQ; this comes from the coding sequence TTGCGTAATTTTTATTATTGGCTGATTATATTAATCTGCCGTACTTACTTTTCCTACGGTCAAGTCACTGATTACCACACTTCGGTAGAAATCAAAAACAATAAGGTAGAAACTACCTATGAAATCAAAATAAAAATCAATGACCGAAAAGAGTCAGAGAAATACTCTGAGGTAGAAATATTTCATTCCGATCAAAATGAATTAAAAATTCATGAAGTTTACCTCTTAGATGGATATGGTGAAAAAATCAGAAAACTAAAAAAGAAGGATTTCTCGGAGAGATCGGCAAAATTCAGCAATACATTTTTTATGGATTATATGGTCACAAGCTTCGATATAAAACATAACACTTATCCTTATTTTATTTACTATAAATATTCAATTACAGAGGAATCTGCACTTGATTACGCATCATGGGATCCTTACCTATACTACAAACTACCTACTTCCAATGCTACATTAAAAATCACATTACCTGCTGAAGAAAAAGTAAGAATATTAAATGATCATAATATACCAGTAAAAAGGTCCTCAGATAAAGATGAAATAACCTATTTATGGCAGGTTAATAACTTTAAACTACTTGAAAAAGAAGCATACGGAGAATCTCCAACCAACCTTGCCCCAGAAATTATTGTATTGCCCGAAAATTTCGACTACATCAAGCCCGGTAGTTATGAATCATGGAAATCAATTGGCAATTGGCAATATAACGTAATAAAAGACAGAAATGATCTTCCTGAAACCGACAAACAAATAGTACAGGAAATCTGTCAAAAAAGTAGTAGCCAAAGAGAGATCATATCCAAACTGTATAATTATCTACAAAATAACACCAGGTATATAAATATATCTATTGATAAGGGGGGACTCGACCCTTATCCTGCCTCATATGTATCCAAAAATAAGTATGGTGATTGTAAAGCATTAACGATATATATGAAGTCACTACTGGAAGAGGCAGGGATTGATTCATATTATACTCTTGTCAATGCAGGTGAAGAAATTCAACGGATAAACAGAGATTTCCCAAGCCTTCAGTTTAATCATGTGATTCTTGCCGTACCTGTTCAATCAGATACTTTATGGTTGGAAAACACCACCAATATCTTACCATTCGGCTATATCGGATCTTTTACACAAAATCGCTACGGGTTTTTAATTAATCAAGACCAAAGTAAATTCGTGCGAATACCCAAACTATCTAATGAGGACATTAAAGTAATCTCCACTTATGATTTTCAATTAAATGAAAACGGTGAAGGAAAGGCCACTTTTAACAAAATAGCCAAAGGAATTGAATACGAAGAATTAGCAGATTTAAATTCGGTATCTGATAAAAACCTAACAGAGGAATACATAGATGATTTTATTCGTTTGAAAAACTATGTGGTTAATAACTGGAACATTAAAAAAAATAATGAAGATAATCATAGCCTGATTCTATCAGCTGATCTATCTATAAAAAAAGCCTCAAGAAAGATTGGTCCTTATATTATATTGGATGTTCCTCATTACAGATTTAAAAAATTAAATATACCATCAGAAAGAAAAACGGGATTAAAGTTTGATATCCCAATCTATAATATTGATCAATATATATACAAAATAACCAATATTGATTATAGTAAAATTCAATTACCTAATGACAAGGTTTTATCCTCAAAATTCGGAGAATACAAGCAAAATTTCAGAATAGAAGGAGATAAATTAATTGTCCAAAAATCACTTAAAATTTACTCAGGCGAATACGATAAGAAAAGTTATCAGGCCTTCTATGAGTTCACAGATAAAATACAGGAAATACAGAACCAATCTATAATAAAATTACAATGA
- a CDS encoding YcxB family protein: protein MVTFFLQEGDYLRFFLYQATESKKVQNRKIRNLILVFVTIVFLSVVLYLNRQSTLVKFILAVCVFILIFYPFYFKWRYKSFYKTYIKQNFQDKIGIKTSIWLQEHNLIIESNEIKQVFSLDEIKEIVEIKENYFLYIESGDYIILPRSEKNVIEDLIKGIIAEIKSEIVFSDRKSWQW, encoded by the coding sequence ATGGTGACTTTTTTTCTTCAGGAAGGTGATTATTTAAGGTTTTTTTTATATCAGGCAACAGAATCTAAAAAAGTTCAAAATCGAAAAATTCGAAACCTGATATTGGTTTTTGTAACTATTGTTTTCCTTTCTGTTGTACTTTATCTAAACCGGCAGTCAACTCTTGTTAAATTTATTTTGGCTGTATGTGTTTTCATTTTAATTTTTTACCCCTTCTATTTTAAATGGAGATATAAAAGCTTTTATAAAACTTATATAAAGCAGAATTTTCAAGATAAAATTGGAATAAAAACTTCAATCTGGCTCCAAGAACATAATTTAATTATTGAATCAAACGAGATAAAGCAAGTCTTTTCTTTAGATGAGATTAAGGAGATAGTTGAGATCAAGGAGAATTATTTTTTATACATTGAATCCGGAGATTATATAATATTACCTCGCAGTGAAAAAAATGTTATTGAAGATTTAATTAAAGGGATAATCGCCGAAATAAAGTCTGAAATTGTATTTAGTGATAGGAAATCCTGGCAATGGTAA
- a CDS encoding ATP-binding protein, with the protein MDLDQIFRVYKIVGGVFDSFFSSEDRNVNYNKIWSFKGIESECIQNTFPNANTKLATEFGLNEYEQFIVTLTLLPYYYPDAFKGIRILQSADEYSFSLLGGVSRGDHKSCFPTGETILFLLGGRDPINRDFIHSFLSSGSSLFRHGLIRLLPGEEGTPRLSGQLCPSDELLALTKGTTFVPEYSSSFPARRITTQMEWEDLVLPFDTLESLEELRMWMSHGKKLLDHPDLKRRLKPGYRTLFYGPPGTGKTLTASLIGNEFDIPVYRVDLSLVVSKWVGETEKNLKQLFDMAENKRWALFFDEADSLFGKRTQTSSANDRYANQEVSYLLQRIEDFPGLIILASNLKNNMDAAFSRRFQSTIFFPMPDAELRYQLWRKAFPKDFKIDEKINFREIAKQYELAGGAITNIIRYCTLKAYSRDNNEIWLDDIEHAIIREYRKNGKIAG; encoded by the coding sequence ATGGATTTAGATCAAATTTTCCGGGTATATAAAATTGTCGGAGGTGTTTTTGATTCATTTTTTTCATCAGAGGACAGAAATGTCAATTATAACAAAATCTGGTCCTTCAAAGGCATTGAGAGTGAATGTATTCAAAACACCTTTCCAAACGCAAATACGAAACTTGCCACCGAATTTGGTCTGAATGAATATGAGCAATTCATTGTTACCTTAACACTTCTTCCATACTATTACCCGGATGCATTTAAAGGAATTAGAATTCTTCAAAGTGCCGATGAATATTCTTTTTCACTTCTGGGTGGAGTCAGCAGGGGTGATCATAAAAGTTGCTTTCCCACCGGAGAAACCATACTTTTTTTACTTGGAGGGAGGGATCCGATAAACAGAGATTTTATTCATTCATTTCTTTCATCTGGTAGCTCTTTATTTCGTCATGGGTTAATCAGACTATTACCCGGAGAAGAAGGCACTCCCAGGCTATCGGGACAATTATGTCCTAGTGACGAACTACTCGCACTGACTAAAGGTACAACATTTGTTCCCGAGTACAGCTCGTCTTTCCCTGCCAGGAGGATTACCACTCAAATGGAATGGGAAGATTTAGTTTTACCTTTTGATACACTTGAATCACTCGAAGAACTTAGAATGTGGATGAGTCATGGCAAAAAATTGCTCGACCATCCGGATTTAAAACGCCGGTTAAAACCCGGATATCGAACTTTATTTTATGGTCCGCCCGGCACCGGAAAAACATTAACTGCCTCTTTAATTGGAAATGAATTTGACATCCCGGTCTACCGCGTAGATCTAAGCCTTGTCGTATCAAAATGGGTTGGAGAAACTGAAAAAAACCTGAAGCAACTATTTGATATGGCTGAAAACAAGCGATGGGCTCTATTTTTCGATGAGGCCGATTCGTTATTTGGGAAACGAACGCAAACCTCTAGTGCAAACGACAGGTATGCTAACCAGGAAGTATCGTATTTGCTACAGCGAATAGAAGATTTCCCGGGATTAATAATATTAGCCTCAAACCTGAAAAATAATATGGATGCGGCTTTTTCAAGGAGATTTCAAAGTACTATCTTCTTCCCAATGCCTGATGCTGAATTGCGTTACCAACTGTGGAGGAAAGCATTTCCGAAAGATTTTAAAATCGATGAAAAGATAAACTTCAGGGAAATAGCCAAACAATATGAATTGGCAGGAGGAGCCATTACAAATATCATACGGTATTGTACACTTAAAGCATATTCACGAGATAACAATGAAATATGGCTCGATGACATTGAGCATGCTATTATTCGTGAATATCGAAAAAATGGAAAGATTGCGGGTTAA
- a CDS encoding MaoC family dehydratase: MAKVIIESFKEFEEYVGKEIGVSEYIKVTQDQINKFADATLDHQWIHLDEERAKTESPFQSTVAHGFLTLSLVPHLWHQIADIRNIKMLVNYGIEKFRFGAPVLSDDEVRLRVKLKAITDLRGISKTEMDIKMEIKDNPKPAFSGTLVFLYHFNN, from the coding sequence ATGGCAAAAGTTATAATTGAAAGTTTTAAGGAATTTGAAGAGTACGTAGGGAAAGAGATTGGAGTATCAGAATATATAAAAGTGACACAGGATCAGATCAATAAATTTGCAGATGCAACATTAGATCACCAATGGATTCATTTAGATGAAGAAAGAGCTAAAACTGAAAGTCCTTTTCAAAGCACTGTTGCTCATGGATTTCTTACGCTATCTCTAGTTCCGCATCTATGGCATCAGATAGCTGATATCAGAAATATCAAAATGCTTGTTAATTATGGTATTGAGAAATTTAGGTTTGGAGCCCCGGTCTTATCAGATGATGAAGTAAGATTGAGAGTTAAACTTAAAGCCATTACCGATCTCAGGGGTATTTCCAAAACCGAAATGGATATTAAAATGGAAATAAAGGATAACCCAAAGCCAGCTTTTTCAGGAACTTTGGTGTTTTTGTATCATTTTAATAATTAA
- a CDS encoding WD40/YVTN/BNR-like repeat-containing protein, translating to MKNFPILALLLLVLACGEDEEVKIQKDLSFYTLNEIPVSGDQVSLKGENLDLIDSALFNGVKLQVASSSATQYTFNLPESSGSGQLEVFYQEFDVSKTEKFLIKVLDDQVSVVDIDISTPSKIEFFSENFGLIHANGAIFKTTDGGATWNMILEKMGINTYDLFPVFDENFIMVPIYTSPKLIVSENGGDTWKEFDPFSDDYRVESYLPLTSDSIIAITSNSDLSTGNIFVSSNSGKDFVEVAEFDYDLARKFQPLSVFNDLVSFIDPESSKMIISKDFGKSWELKSLPIRLYPLAPAIDFVNSDLVFAYKAPLIDTSGPGLVKSEDGGENWSSVLNYESIIDWNIVGCKAVDENKIVFVDNEGGYYITEDGGETWKLYYLDSSVSSFICFGGNTAYYWQGGRIIKKTF from the coding sequence ATGAAAAATTTCCCCATATTAGCTTTATTGCTTCTGGTGCTTGCCTGCGGTGAGGATGAAGAGGTTAAAATTCAGAAAGATTTAAGTTTTTACACCTTAAATGAAATTCCTGTTTCAGGAGATCAGGTTAGTCTCAAAGGAGAAAACCTCGATTTAATTGATAGCGCTTTATTTAACGGAGTTAAATTGCAAGTTGCTTCCAGTTCTGCTACTCAATACACATTTAATTTACCTGAATCATCCGGGTCGGGTCAACTTGAAGTATTTTATCAGGAGTTTGACGTTTCAAAAACAGAAAAGTTTTTAATTAAAGTTCTAGATGATCAGGTTTCAGTAGTAGATATAGATATTTCAACTCCTTCAAAAATTGAATTTTTTTCTGAAAATTTTGGGTTGATACATGCAAATGGAGCAATATTTAAGACCACTGATGGTGGTGCCACCTGGAACATGATTCTTGAGAAAATGGGAATCAACACATACGATCTTTTTCCTGTTTTTGACGAAAACTTCATTATGGTTCCAATTTATACTTCTCCAAAATTGATTGTAAGTGAAAATGGAGGAGATACATGGAAAGAGTTCGATCCATTTTCTGATGATTACAGAGTTGAATCATATTTACCTCTAACTTCTGATTCCATAATTGCGATTACTTCAAACTCCGATTTATCTACAGGAAACATTTTTGTATCCTCAAACTCAGGGAAAGATTTTGTCGAAGTAGCTGAGTTTGATTATGACTTAGCCAGAAAATTTCAACCTTTATCAGTATTTAATGACCTGGTGTCCTTTATTGATCCAGAGTCATCTAAAATGATTATTTCAAAAGATTTTGGTAAATCGTGGGAATTAAAATCTTTACCTATAAGGTTATATCCATTGGCTCCTGCGATAGATTTTGTCAATTCGGATCTAGTATTTGCATATAAAGCACCTTTGATTGATACTTCAGGTCCTGGATTAGTAAAATCTGAAGATGGAGGTGAAAATTGGTCTTCAGTATTAAACTATGAAAGTATTATAGATTGGAATATTGTCGGATGTAAGGCTGTAGATGAAAATAAAATTGTATTTGTCGACAATGAAGGTGGCTATTACATCACCGAAGATGGCGGGGAGACCTGGAAACTATACTATCTGGATAGCTCGGTTTCTTCATTTATATGTTTTGGTGGAAATACAGCTTATTACTGGCAAGGTGGCAGGATCATTAAAAAGACATTTTGA
- a CDS encoding ammonium transporter, which yields MEKLSSKEALLQEGVSQDTVEVMSDSLVASVTETVATAGTETATVLATAQDLSDVLLTTNNLWMIVATALVFLMHLGFAGVEAGFTQSKNTVNILFKNTLTPVIGILTFALMGFNLMYPGFETPGWFGFSGFWIESPAGGSSVDYAGGGYTYWTDFLFQAMFAATAATIVSGAVAERIKLSSYLIFTILFVGVVYPIIGSWKWGGGALDALGFYDFAGSTLVHSVGGWGALAGILVLGPRLGKYMNGKVNDFPGSSVPLATMGVFLLWFGWFGFNGGSVLSADPGLVSYVLVTTSLGACAGALGSFIMAHFVFKRMDLGMVLNGVLAGLVAVTAGADVFSTADAVIAGFIGGFLVVLSAVFLDKMKLDDAVGAVSVHLTVGIWGTLAVGIFGSNAEGAMPFLPQLIGVGVCGAAAFSCASLIFLALKYTIGVRVSEEHEKEGLDSHEHGIRGYTIILE from the coding sequence ATGGAGAAATTGAGTTCAAAAGAGGCGTTACTTCAGGAAGGAGTATCTCAAGATACTGTAGAGGTAATGTCTGATAGTTTAGTCGCCTCTGTAACAGAGACAGTTGCAACAGCTGGAACTGAAACTGCTACTGTGCTGGCTACAGCCCAGGATCTAAGTGATGTATTGTTAACAACAAATAATCTATGGATGATCGTAGCTACTGCACTTGTGTTTTTAATGCATTTAGGATTTGCAGGTGTTGAGGCCGGCTTTACACAATCTAAAAACACTGTAAATATTTTATTTAAAAATACGCTGACTCCGGTCATAGGTATTTTAACCTTCGCTTTAATGGGTTTTAATCTGATGTACCCTGGATTTGAAACTCCTGGATGGTTTGGCTTTTCCGGGTTTTGGATCGAAAGTCCTGCCGGGGGATCATCGGTAGATTATGCTGGAGGAGGATATACCTACTGGACGGACTTTTTGTTCCAGGCCATGTTTGCTGCTACTGCTGCAACCATCGTTTCCGGTGCCGTGGCTGAAAGAATTAAATTAAGTTCCTATTTAATTTTTACAATTCTATTTGTTGGAGTTGTTTATCCAATAATTGGTTCATGGAAATGGGGTGGAGGAGCACTTGATGCTCTTGGATTTTATGATTTTGCCGGATCTACTCTTGTTCATTCAGTTGGCGGATGGGGCGCTCTTGCAGGTATATTGGTTTTAGGTCCACGGTTAGGTAAGTATATGAATGGAAAAGTAAATGACTTCCCGGGATCTTCTGTTCCTCTGGCTACAATGGGAGTATTCTTACTTTGGTTTGGCTGGTTTGGTTTCAATGGAGGCTCTGTGCTTTCTGCAGATCCAGGATTAGTTTCTTATGTACTGGTAACTACCAGTCTCGGAGCTTGTGCGGGAGCGTTAGGTTCTTTTATTATGGCTCATTTTGTTTTTAAACGAATGGATTTAGGTATGGTGCTAAACGGAGTACTTGCCGGACTTGTTGCTGTTACTGCCGGGGCTGATGTATTTAGTACTGCTGATGCTGTGATCGCAGGATTTATTGGCGGTTTTCTTGTAGTGTTGTCTGCTGTCTTTTTAGATAAAATGAAGCTTGATGATGCTGTTGGAGCTGTTTCAGTTCACCTAACCGTAGGAATCTGGGGTACTCTTGCTGTAGGGATATTTGGTTCCAATGCAGAAGGAGCAATGCCTTTTCTACCGCAGTTAATTGGTGTGGGCGTTTGTGGAGCAGCAGCTTTTTCTTGTGCTTCACTAATCTTTCTAGCTTTGAAATACACTATCGGGGTTCGGGTGTCAGAAGAACACGAAAAAGAAGGTCTGGATTCTCACGAACACGGTATTAGAGGTTATACCATCATTCTCGAATAA
- a CDS encoding PPK2 family polyphosphate kinase, with protein sequence MDKIKSKNYKITDNIDLTKISTFNTLNASEEELKKSLEETREKLGEFQDVLYAHGKYSVLICLQGIDTAGKDSLIREVFKDFNSRGVVVHSFKAPSTLERKHDYLWRHYLALPARGKFSVFNRTHYENVIVTRIHPEYIISENIPGINSTKDIDEDFWNMRFEQINNFEKHISQNGTIIFKFFLHLSKKEQKSRLIRRIEKKDKNWKFSPGDLKERALWDEYQFCFQEAINNTSTSYAPWYIIPSDSKDAARLIVADIIYDELKEYNDIQEPELPEEIQSKLDDYKRQLKNE encoded by the coding sequence ATGGACAAAATAAAAAGCAAGAATTACAAAATCACTGATAATATAGATTTAACTAAAATCTCTACATTCAATACCCTGAATGCCAGTGAAGAGGAATTAAAAAAAAGCCTTGAAGAAACGAGAGAAAAACTGGGTGAATTCCAGGATGTGCTATATGCCCATGGTAAGTACAGCGTATTAATTTGCCTCCAGGGAATTGACACCGCAGGAAAAGATAGTTTAATCAGAGAGGTATTTAAAGATTTTAATTCCAGGGGAGTTGTCGTGCATAGCTTTAAAGCGCCATCGACCCTGGAAAGAAAACATGATTATTTATGGCGTCATTATCTGGCTTTGCCCGCAAGAGGTAAATTTTCAGTTTTTAACAGAACGCATTACGAAAATGTAATCGTCACTCGGATTCATCCTGAGTACATAATAAGTGAGAATATCCCAGGTATTAATTCAACAAAAGATATTGATGAAGATTTCTGGAATATGCGCTTTGAGCAGATTAATAATTTCGAAAAACACATCTCACAAAACGGGACCATCATCTTCAAATTCTTCCTTCATCTCTCTAAAAAAGAACAAAAATCCCGACTGATCAGGCGAATAGAAAAGAAAGACAAAAACTGGAAATTTAGCCCCGGAGATCTTAAAGAAAGAGCTCTTTGGGATGAATATCAATTTTGCTTTCAGGAAGCAATAAATAACACTTCCACTTCATATGCTCCATGGTACATCATACCATCAGATAGTAAAGATGCAGCAAGATTAATTGTTGCCGACATTATTTATGACGAATTAAAAGAATACAATGACATTCAGGAACCTGAATTACCTGAAGAAATCCAGTCTAAACTAGATGATTACAAAAGACAACTTAAAAATGAATAA
- a CDS encoding outer membrane beta-barrel protein, producing the protein MKNATKLILTLLLVNTAIFAQEAEIVEEMESAGLQISGSADIYYKYDFSGESNIPTSFADAQNTVAIGMLDIGLSHTTGKVAFVGEFSFGPRSFKSIPTLRDGSGADRYINIQNLYMSYSLTDKLTLTGGYMGTFVGYEVISPAANFNYSTSYLFTNGPFQNAGLKAEYAFSDQVSLMVGVFNDWNVYEDGNGVTDFGAQFYLSPTEGWDVYLNYLSGSPSGTVLDLTSGLQITDDFYLGVNAATYSADEEDAGGYSGVALYPQYSFTDKVAIGYRGEFFSVKEYEMEGITIPSESVFSSTLTLNYYSGPMTFITEVRLDNAENEWFLDGDADPTQSASQLLFAAVYSF; encoded by the coding sequence ATGAAAAATGCAACAAAACTAATCTTAACGTTGCTTCTGGTGAATACTGCCATATTTGCCCAGGAAGCAGAAATAGTTGAAGAAATGGAATCTGCCGGATTACAAATTTCCGGATCTGCCGATATATATTATAAATACGATTTTTCAGGGGAATCTAATATCCCAACCAGTTTTGCCGATGCACAAAATACTGTTGCAATAGGTATGTTGGATATAGGTTTATCTCATACCACTGGAAAGGTCGCTTTCGTAGGTGAATTCTCTTTTGGTCCCAGAAGTTTTAAGTCCATTCCAACATTAAGGGATGGGAGTGGAGCAGATCGGTATATAAATATCCAAAATCTTTACATGAGTTATTCACTCACCGATAAATTAACTCTTACGGGTGGTTATATGGGGACATTTGTAGGGTATGAGGTTATCTCACCTGCAGCGAACTTCAATTATAGTACTTCTTATCTGTTTACAAATGGACCTTTTCAAAATGCCGGTTTGAAAGCTGAATATGCTTTTTCAGATCAGGTTAGCTTGATGGTGGGTGTGTTTAATGATTGGAATGTTTATGAAGATGGTAATGGTGTGACAGATTTTGGTGCCCAATTTTACCTTTCTCCTACTGAAGGCTGGGATGTTTATTTAAATTATTTATCAGGATCACCTTCGGGAACTGTGCTTGACCTGACATCAGGCCTTCAAATAACTGACGACTTTTATTTAGGAGTTAATGCTGCAACCTATTCCGCTGATGAGGAAGACGCAGGAGGATATTCCGGGGTAGCTCTTTATCCTCAATACTCATTTACTGATAAAGTTGCGATAGGATATCGAGGAGAATTCTTTTCTGTGAAAGAATACGAAATGGAAGGTATTACTATTCCATCAGAAAGTGTGTTTTCAAGCACTCTGACACTTAATTATTATAGTGGCCCTATGACCTTTATAACTGAAGTGAGGTTAGATAATGCTGAAAATGAGTGGTTTTTAGATGGTGATGCTGATCCTACTCAATCTGCTTCTCAATTACTATTTGCTGCAGTTTATTCGTTTTAA
- a CDS encoding TonB-dependent receptor plug domain-containing protein, with the protein MNFEYTRGEDFEFIDTVYTPTAGAQPELDPDFNFEIIRTNAALYYELNNSTDIILDYGYGEGSNIGVTNLGRNQINGWNFQYLNARLVSDHWYATVYNTWNDAGNTYQINGRTNNYHALLAAGENEAEAKRKSLLPVEEGGVGFPGFIDKSQRFNAEVQYNNTIGEDLYYVVGANFQRDIADSEGTYLYDVNGPIKINQFGAVLQVEKPFGDIFKFVGAARIDKHDYYDTQFSPRLALTAKAGKGNFRMTYSRAYAAPSIQFMEFLFPFAGGAIIGSGEGLTTREFTQSLIDGSITYGDTRTIDPLQPEKVNTFEFGYKGMLAEKLAVDFTSWYSKSRDFLSPAVSLFQVNPAELTITGEQIIKKGDTDIPEEYGNLHITYLNYGEVSSYGADIGLTYFINNKFSIGAKYMYFDSDITDEDKFEDDPALENLAPETRAALRTLNAPNHRANFNFSAANLFDDKFSASVNVRIVPEYDFRSGQQIATEEGAGTRVPGTLYNYGPLGGFTTVDLSAGYKLSEVFHVGASVTNLFDTEQREFVGSPMIGRLVNVELKINLDWNKD; encoded by the coding sequence GTGAATTTTGAGTACACAAGAGGTGAGGACTTTGAATTTATTGATACTGTATATACTCCGACTGCAGGAGCCCAACCAGAACTTGATCCGGATTTTAATTTTGAAATTATCAGAACAAATGCAGCCTTATACTATGAGTTGAATAATTCAACTGATATTATTCTCGACTATGGATATGGTGAAGGATCAAATATTGGCGTAACCAATCTGGGTAGAAACCAGATCAATGGCTGGAATTTTCAGTACCTGAATGCCAGACTAGTTTCTGATCACTGGTATGCAACGGTTTACAATACCTGGAATGACGCTGGAAACACTTATCAGATCAATGGCAGAACTAACAATTATCACGCTCTTCTGGCTGCTGGAGAAAACGAGGCTGAAGCTAAGAGAAAATCTCTTCTACCTGTTGAAGAAGGCGGTGTAGGCTTCCCTGGCTTTATAGACAAAAGCCAAAGATTCAATGCAGAGGTACAGTATAACAATACAATTGGAGAAGATCTTTATTATGTAGTAGGAGCAAACTTTCAGAGAGACATTGCTGATAGTGAAGGGACTTACCTTTATGACGTTAACGGCCCAATCAAAATTAATCAGTTTGGAGCCGTACTTCAGGTCGAAAAACCATTCGGAGATATCTTTAAATTCGTAGGCGCTGCCAGAATCGATAAGCATGACTATTACGATACTCAATTTAGCCCGAGATTAGCGCTGACTGCTAAAGCAGGTAAAGGGAATTTCCGAATGACTTACAGCCGTGCATACGCAGCACCTTCAATCCAGTTTATGGAATTTCTGTTTCCATTTGCAGGTGGAGCAATTATTGGTAGCGGTGAAGGCCTTACGACTCGTGAATTCACTCAAAGTCTGATCGACGGATCAATCACATATGGAGACACCCGCACAATAGATCCTTTACAGCCTGAAAAAGTAAATACTTTTGAATTTGGTTATAAAGGTATGTTGGCTGAAAAACTTGCTGTAGATTTCACTAGCTGGTATTCTAAAAGCCGTGATTTCTTAAGTCCTGCAGTGTCCCTTTTCCAGGTTAACCCAGCAGAACTGACAATTACCGGTGAACAAATTATCAAAAAAGGTGATACTGATATCCCTGAGGAATATGGCAACCTTCATATTACCTATCTGAATTATGGGGAAGTCAGCTCATATGGTGCGGATATCGGATTAACTTATTTCATTAATAATAAATTTAGCATTGGTGCAAAATACATGTACTTCGACTCTGATATTACAGACGAAGATAAATTCGAAGACGATCCTGCACTCGAAAATTTAGCTCCTGAAACAAGAGCTGCATTAAGAACTTTAAATGCTCCAAACCATCGAGCGAACTTTAACTTTTCAGCAGCAAATCTTTTCGATGATAAGTTTTCAGCTTCTGTAAATGTTCGAATCGTTCCTGAGTATGACTTCAGATCAGGTCAGCAAATAGCAACTGAAGAAGGTGCGGGCACCAGAGTGCCTGGAACTCTTTATAATTATGGTCCATTAGGTGGGTTTACAACTGTCGATCTTTCTGCAGGATATAAGCTGAGCGAAGTATTCCATGTAGGCGCATCTGTAACTAACTTATTTGACACAGAACAAAGAGAGTTTGTCGGATCTCCAATGATTGGAAGACTAGTTAATGTTGAACTTAAAATAAACCTTGACTGGAATAAAGATTAA